In Desulfofundulus kuznetsovii DSM 6115, the following are encoded in one genomic region:
- the ruvB gene encoding Holliday junction branch migration DNA helicase RuvB: MEERLLSAAFRSEDGEGEYTLRPRRLQDFIGQEKIKESLSIFISAAKERGEVLDHVLLFGPPGLGKTTLAGIIASELGVGIRVTSGPAVERPGDLAAILTNLSLGDVLFIDEVHRLSRPVEEILYPAMEDFALDIVIGKGPGARSLRLELPRFTLIGATTRAGLLTSPLRDRFGVICRLEYYEVNDLVQIISRSAHILGIPIEAEGALEIARRSRGTPRVANRLLKRVRDYAQVRAGGIITRAVAVKALQFLEVDPLGLDHTDRRLLHIIIEKFNGGPVGLDTLAAAAGEEAGTLEDVFEPYLLQIGLLARTPRGRVATPAAYKHLGLPLKRDPVQASLW; encoded by the coding sequence TTGGAAGAAAGGCTGCTTTCCGCCGCCTTTCGGTCGGAGGACGGGGAAGGCGAATACACCCTGCGGCCACGGCGGTTGCAGGATTTTATCGGCCAGGAAAAAATTAAGGAAAGCCTGTCCATTTTTATAAGCGCGGCCAAGGAGCGGGGGGAAGTGCTGGATCACGTGCTTTTGTTTGGTCCCCCTGGCCTGGGTAAGACCACCCTGGCCGGCATCATCGCCAGCGAGCTGGGGGTAGGCATCCGGGTCACATCGGGTCCGGCCGTGGAACGCCCCGGTGACCTGGCAGCCATTCTGACCAACCTCTCCCTGGGAGATGTGTTGTTTATTGACGAAGTCCACCGCCTGAGCCGGCCGGTGGAGGAAATACTGTACCCGGCCATGGAGGACTTTGCCCTGGATATTGTCATTGGTAAAGGACCGGGGGCCCGTTCCCTGCGCCTGGAGCTACCCCGGTTTACCTTGATTGGCGCCACCACCCGGGCCGGCCTGCTTACATCTCCCCTGCGGGACCGCTTTGGAGTAATTTGCCGGCTGGAATATTACGAGGTCAACGATCTGGTGCAGATTATCTCCCGTTCGGCCCATATTCTCGGGATTCCCATAGAAGCGGAGGGGGCTTTAGAAATTGCCCGGCGCTCCCGGGGAACACCCCGGGTGGCCAATCGTCTATTAAAACGGGTGCGGGATTACGCCCAGGTCCGGGCCGGAGGCATAATCACCCGGGCAGTAGCTGTGAAGGCGCTGCAGTTTCTGGAGGTGGACCCCCTGGGCCTGGATCATACCGACCGGCGCCTTCTGCACATAATTATAGAGAAGTTTAACGGCGGGCCTGTAGGCCTGGATACCCTGGCGGCAGCTGCCGGGGAAGAAGCGGGTACCCTGGAGGATGTTTTTGAACCCTACCTTTTGCAGATAGGGCTCCTGGCCCGTACACCCCGGGGGCGGGTGGCCACCCCTGCGGCCTACAAACACCTTGGCTTACCTTTAAAACGAGATCCTGTTCAAGCCAGCCTGTGGTAA
- the ruvA gene encoding Holliday junction branch migration protein RuvA: MIAFLSGNLLEIQEDGIIVDVHGVGYLVRVPLSMVSLLPPKGQPVRLHTHLIWREDGPALFGFSSRVELETFRSLLNVAGVGPRAALAILSTVTPGTLRRAVVEENENILTAVPGIGKKTARRIILELKDKLADMVFEADGTDDTGETGTPGNEGEAVAALVALGYAQMEARRAVRQVRQQAASGSTEELLRSALQWLGRQKNA; the protein is encoded by the coding sequence ATGATTGCCTTTCTCAGTGGTAATCTGTTGGAAATACAGGAGGATGGCATTATTGTGGATGTCCATGGGGTAGGGTACCTGGTGCGGGTACCCCTATCCATGGTGAGCCTTCTACCGCCAAAAGGGCAGCCGGTGCGCCTGCATACCCATTTAATCTGGCGGGAAGACGGGCCGGCCCTCTTTGGTTTTTCCAGCCGGGTGGAGCTGGAAACCTTTCGCAGTCTGTTAAATGTGGCCGGAGTAGGCCCCCGGGCGGCCCTGGCTATTCTCTCTACGGTAACCCCCGGCACTTTGCGCCGGGCGGTGGTGGAGGAAAATGAAAACATTCTTACAGCCGTTCCCGGGATAGGCAAAAAAACGGCCCGGCGCATTATCCTGGAGTTGAAGGACAAGCTGGCAGACATGGTTTTCGAGGCTGACGGTACAGATGATACAGGTGAAACAGGTACTCCGGGGAACGAGGGGGAAGCCGTAGCTGCCCTGGTGGCTTTGGGTTACGCCCAGATGGAGGCCCGCCGGGCCGTGCGGCAGGTCCGCCAGCAGGCCGCTTCCGGTTCTACCGAAGAGTTGCTGCGGTCCGCCCTCCAGTGGCTGGGCCGGCAAAAAAACGCTTGA
- the tgt gene encoding tRNA guanosine(34) transglycosylase Tgt — protein sequence MTVSFSIIKEDARTGARAGVLHTLRGDVETPVFMPVGTQATVKTMTPHEVWDLGGRLILSNTYHLYLRPGAGLIREAGGLHRFMGWTGPILTDSGGFQVFSLASLRRIEEEGVWFRSHIDGSEHFFSPEKAVAVQEALGSDIAMVFDQCAPYPCTYEEAREAMERTSRWALRCKEARRREDQALFGIVQGGVHRDLREKSIKDLVELDFPGYGIGGLSVGEPKDIMYQVLDYTVPLLPREKPRYLMGVGSPDCLLEGVARGVDMFDCVLPTRIARNGTVFTRDGKLVVRNAEYARDFRPLDPECGCYACRHFTRAYIRHLIKANEVLGIRLTTIHNLHFVLELMRNIRRAILEGNFHEYKEAFLARWNKN from the coding sequence GTGACCGTTAGCTTTTCCATCATCAAGGAAGATGCCCGCACCGGGGCCCGGGCGGGGGTTCTCCATACCCTTCGAGGGGACGTAGAAACCCCGGTGTTTATGCCCGTGGGTACCCAGGCCACGGTGAAAACCATGACCCCCCATGAAGTATGGGACCTGGGCGGCAGGTTGATCTTGAGCAATACCTATCACCTGTACCTGCGTCCCGGCGCCGGCCTGATCCGGGAGGCCGGGGGGCTGCACCGTTTCATGGGCTGGACCGGCCCCATTCTCACCGACAGCGGCGGCTTTCAGGTTTTCAGCCTTGCGTCTCTGCGCCGTATTGAAGAAGAGGGCGTCTGGTTTCGTTCCCATATAGACGGCAGCGAGCACTTTTTCAGCCCGGAAAAGGCGGTGGCCGTTCAGGAAGCCCTGGGTTCGGACATCGCCATGGTCTTTGACCAGTGCGCCCCCTATCCCTGCACCTATGAAGAAGCCCGGGAAGCCATGGAACGGACCAGCCGCTGGGCGCTGCGTTGTAAAGAAGCCAGGCGGCGGGAGGACCAGGCCCTGTTTGGTATTGTTCAGGGAGGTGTGCACCGGGACCTGCGGGAAAAAAGTATAAAGGATTTGGTGGAGCTGGATTTTCCCGGATACGGCATCGGAGGGCTCAGTGTGGGGGAGCCAAAGGATATCATGTATCAGGTTCTGGACTATACCGTTCCCCTGCTGCCCCGGGAGAAGCCCCGTTATTTGATGGGCGTGGGGTCGCCCGACTGTCTGCTGGAAGGGGTGGCCCGGGGGGTGGATATGTTTGATTGCGTTCTGCCTACCCGCATTGCCCGCAACGGGACTGTTTTCACCCGTGACGGGAAACTGGTGGTCCGCAATGCCGAGTACGCCCGGGATTTTCGCCCCCTGGATCCGGAGTGCGGTTGTTATGCCTGCCGACACTTTACCCGGGCCTACATTCGCCACCTCATCAAGGCCAACGAAGTGCTGGGTATACGCCTGACCACCATCCATAACCTGCATTTTGTTCTCGAGTTGATGAGGAACATTCGCCGGGCTATCTTAGAAGGAAATTTCCACGAGTATAAAGAGGCATTTCTGGCCCGATGGAACAAAAATTAA
- the queA gene encoding tRNA preQ1(34) S-adenosylmethionine ribosyltransferase-isomerase QueA codes for MQLSDFDYELPPELIAQDPAPRRDESRLMVLFRQDGRMEHRLFRDIVEYLSPPDVLVINDTRVIPARLTGRKAEGGAEVEVLLLRPLDERRWEALVRPGRRLRPGTRLVFGDGLAEGLIEDVTAAGGRVISFTSALSFEDVLSRLGKMPLPPYIKKYPEDPERYQTVYARQEGSAAAPTAGLHFTTELLGRIEARGVQLVRVLLHVGLGTFRPVRVQDITRHHMHAEYYEVTEEAARAINAARARGGRVVAVGTTTTRCLETVADTDGQIRPGTGWTDIFIYPGYRFKAVDALVTNFHLPKSTLLMMVSAFAGREKILYAYRTAVEMRYRFFSFGDAMLIL; via the coding sequence TTGCAGTTGAGTGACTTTGATTACGAGCTGCCGCCGGAACTAATAGCCCAGGACCCGGCCCCCCGCAGGGATGAGTCCCGGTTGATGGTGTTGTTCCGGCAGGATGGCCGCATGGAACACCGGTTGTTCCGTGATATCGTGGAGTACCTTTCACCTCCGGATGTGCTGGTGATTAATGATACCCGGGTCATTCCGGCCCGGTTGACGGGCCGCAAAGCGGAAGGCGGGGCAGAAGTGGAGGTTCTACTCCTCAGGCCGCTGGACGAGCGGCGCTGGGAGGCGCTGGTACGTCCGGGGCGGCGGCTGAGGCCCGGTACCCGCCTGGTCTTTGGCGATGGTCTGGCTGAGGGTTTGATCGAGGATGTCACCGCTGCGGGCGGCCGTGTAATATCCTTTACCTCTGCCCTTTCCTTTGAGGATGTGCTGTCCCGGCTGGGCAAGATGCCCCTGCCTCCCTACATTAAAAAGTACCCGGAAGATCCCGAGCGTTATCAGACAGTTTACGCCCGGCAGGAGGGGTCCGCCGCGGCTCCCACCGCCGGGTTGCATTTTACCACGGAACTGCTTGGCAGGATTGAAGCCAGGGGTGTGCAGCTGGTTCGGGTACTGCTGCACGTGGGATTGGGCACCTTCCGGCCGGTGAGGGTCCAGGATATCACCCGGCACCACATGCATGCCGAATATTACGAGGTTACTGAAGAAGCCGCCCGCGCCATAAATGCGGCCCGCGCCCGGGGTGGGCGGGTGGTGGCCGTGGGCACGACCACCACCCGGTGCCTGGAAACGGTGGCGGACACCGACGGGCAAATACGGCCCGGGACGGGGTGGACGGATATCTTCATCTATCCCGGCTACCGGTTTAAGGCCGTGGACGCCCTGGTGACCAACTTCCACCTGCCTAAATCCACCCTTTTAATGATGGTCAGTGCCTTTGCGGGCCGGGAGAAAATTTTATACGCCTACCGCACGGCGGTGGAAATGCGCTACCGCTTCTTCAGCTTTGGCGATGCCATGCTGATTCTTTAG
- the secD gene encoding protein translocase subunit SecD gives MKWNKIFILAGLVVIVALATVAAVSPVFKNNPYLGKYLPLVKDITLGLDLQGGVHVVLEAKDTPEVKVTPDTMKQLMAVIQRRVDQFGVAEPVIQLQGRDRLIVEIAGKIDPEEAVRTMVKTAYLEFKTMDGKTVVTGADLKDAIESKDPVSGQITVDLTFNAAGAKKFAEATAANVGKPIAIILDGQVLQAPVVDEPIPNGKAQIRGYQSLEEAHNIAILLRSGALPVKVEVAEKRAVGPALGADSLDKSKHAGLVGVLAILIFMVMYYRLPGLVADFALLIYALIVLAIYVGLHVTMTLPGIAAFLLSLGIAVDANVIIFERLKEELRTGKSLRSAIDAGFKRAFTAIFDANATTLIAAVVLYFFGTGPIRGFAITLGIGIVASMFTAITVTRWLLHLVAASGLVRNAKAYGA, from the coding sequence ATGAAGTGGAACAAGATCTTTATTCTCGCGGGCCTCGTGGTGATCGTGGCCCTGGCCACAGTGGCCGCAGTATCGCCGGTTTTTAAGAACAATCCCTATCTGGGGAAATATCTGCCCCTGGTTAAAGACATTACCCTGGGCCTGGACCTGCAGGGCGGGGTTCATGTGGTCCTGGAGGCTAAAGACACCCCCGAAGTGAAGGTTACCCCCGATACAATGAAACAACTGATGGCCGTAATTCAACGCCGCGTAGACCAGTTCGGGGTGGCGGAGCCGGTTATCCAGTTGCAGGGGCGGGACCGGTTGATTGTGGAAATTGCAGGCAAGATAGACCCCGAGGAAGCCGTGCGCACCATGGTGAAAACGGCCTACCTGGAGTTTAAAACCATGGACGGCAAAACGGTGGTTACCGGGGCCGACCTGAAGGATGCCATTGAATCCAAGGACCCGGTTTCGGGGCAGATCACAGTAGATCTCACCTTTAATGCCGCCGGGGCCAAAAAGTTTGCCGAGGCAACGGCGGCCAACGTAGGCAAACCCATAGCCATTATTTTGGACGGGCAGGTGTTGCAGGCTCCCGTTGTCGATGAACCCATTCCCAACGGAAAAGCCCAGATTAGGGGTTACCAGTCCCTGGAGGAAGCTCACAATATTGCCATTCTGTTGCGTTCCGGTGCCCTGCCGGTAAAGGTGGAGGTGGCGGAAAAACGGGCCGTGGGGCCGGCCCTGGGGGCCGACTCCCTGGATAAGTCCAAGCACGCCGGCCTGGTGGGTGTGCTGGCCATTTTGATCTTCATGGTCATGTACTACCGCCTGCCGGGACTGGTGGCCGATTTTGCCCTGCTGATCTACGCCCTGATTGTCCTGGCCATTTACGTGGGCCTGCATGTGACCATGACCCTGCCGGGCATCGCCGCCTTCCTGTTGTCCCTGGGTATTGCCGTTGATGCCAACGTGATTATCTTCGAGCGCCTGAAGGAGGAGTTGCGGACCGGTAAGAGTTTGCGCTCGGCCATTGATGCCGGGTTCAAGCGGGCCTTTACTGCCATCTTTGATGCCAACGCCACCACCCTCATTGCCGCCGTGGTGCTCTACTTCTTCGGCACGGGTCCCATCCGGGGCTTTGCCATTACCCTGGGGATCGGTATTGTGGCCAGCATGTTTACAGCCATCACCGTTACCCGCTGGCTGTTGCACCTGGTGGCGGCAAGCGGCCTGGTGAGAAACGCGAAAGCTTATGGGGCATAG
- a CDS encoding DUF2905 domain-containing protein, with product MMYGLGKMIALMGIFLLVVGGLLMASERLFHLGRLPGDIFIQKGNFTFYFPIVTSIILSLVLTLILNLIFRR from the coding sequence ATGATGTACGGCTTGGGTAAAATGATCGCTCTGATGGGTATTTTCCTGCTGGTCGTCGGCGGCCTGCTCATGGCATCGGAGAGGCTCTTCCACCTGGGCCGTCTCCCGGGAGACATCTTTATCCAGAAAGGTAATTTTACCTTTTACTTCCCCATTGTTACTTCCATTATCTTGAGCCTTGTCCTCACGCTAATTCTAAACCTGATTTTTCGACGTTAG
- a CDS encoding HD domain-containing protein, with the protein MVTLEDIKNNPIVDSFIRKGNEYLGVMGFTEHSYRHLNLVSSIARSILERLGYPEREAELAAIAGYLHDIGNVVSRNDHGISGAVLAFSILNSMGMHPDEIATVISAIANHEEQYGQPVNNVAAALIVADKSDVHRSRVRNQDFATFDIHDRVNYAVEHAFIWVDREKRTITMDLTIDINICPVMEYFEIFLTRMTLCRRAANFLQCNFELIINGSRLL; encoded by the coding sequence TTGGTTACCCTGGAAGATATCAAAAACAACCCGATTGTGGACAGCTTCATTCGCAAGGGCAACGAGTACCTGGGAGTAATGGGTTTCACCGAGCACAGCTACCGGCATTTAAACCTGGTGAGCAGTATTGCCCGCAGCATCCTGGAGCGGCTGGGCTACCCCGAAAGGGAAGCCGAGCTGGCGGCCATCGCGGGTTACCTGCACGACATTGGCAATGTGGTAAGCAGGAACGACCACGGTATTTCCGGGGCGGTCCTGGCCTTTTCTATTTTGAACAGCATGGGCATGCATCCCGATGAGATAGCCACGGTAATCTCGGCCATCGCCAACCACGAAGAGCAGTACGGCCAGCCGGTCAACAATGTGGCGGCAGCCCTGATTGTGGCCGACAAGTCCGACGTACACCGTTCCCGGGTACGCAACCAGGACTTTGCCACCTTTGATATACACGACCGGGTAAACTATGCCGTGGAACATGCCTTTATCTGGGTAGACAGGGAAAAACGGACCATTACCATGGATCTCACCATTGACATTAATATCTGCCCGGTTATGGAGTATTTTGAGATCTTCCTTACCCGGATGACCCTTTGCCGGCGGGCAGCCAACTTCTTGCAGTGTAATTTTGAGCTGATCATAAACGGTTCCAGGTTGCTCTAG
- a CDS encoding SpoIID/LytB domain-containing protein: protein MFKKSVSSIILLLGLLALLGYPALPALGEVVVAPHDVRVGLVQQASQVAFSVTGNYQLVDYDTSKIISEVVPGQRWEVCYSPEGLELYRDGTRIGSFKGPLGLRGKVFQVDVLSGTGKQIEREGGLHALGANGKKVVLNNLAGVSVMGAGGQMKKIAPAGGLNLVALYQGDQARRYRSDMEFRLDDKGITVVNQLPIEEYLYGVVPAEMPAHWPGEALKAQAVAARSYVLAQMGTYASQGFDILATQASQVYRGYDGEHPATSKAVDETRGIVATYRGRPISAVFHSSSGGYTENSEDVWKSQVDYLRGRPDPFDRNPQNKHYDWTKTYTAGQLKEQLAAAGYRFSEIYDLIEVERTSTGQRVKCLAVSGLGLDGQPLTIEIGRDPLKGKADEVRRALGLKSACFTMEKIMTGNGAPGQQDPSAEQVVPAQGQQDGHPRLVKVTFRGSGWGHGVGMSQYGALGMASQGYSYQEILKYYYSGVQIVSNYGA from the coding sequence GTGTTTAAAAAGAGCGTGAGTTCAATTATCCTTCTTTTAGGACTGCTGGCCCTGCTGGGTTATCCCGCTTTGCCTGCATTGGGGGAGGTCGTGGTGGCACCTCATGACGTCCGGGTCGGCCTGGTACAGCAGGCCAGTCAGGTTGCGTTTTCAGTAACGGGAAATTATCAACTGGTTGATTATGATACCAGTAAGATTATATCTGAAGTTGTTCCCGGCCAGCGCTGGGAGGTGTGCTATTCTCCAGAGGGGCTGGAATTGTACAGGGATGGCACCCGGATTGGCAGCTTTAAAGGACCTTTAGGGTTGCGGGGCAAGGTATTTCAGGTGGACGTTCTTTCGGGGACAGGAAAACAAATAGAGCGGGAGGGCGGCCTGCACGCTCTGGGGGCAAACGGCAAGAAGGTCGTGCTCAATAATCTGGCGGGCGTCAGCGTAATGGGTGCCGGCGGGCAAATGAAAAAAATTGCCCCTGCCGGGGGGCTGAACCTGGTTGCCCTCTACCAGGGGGATCAGGCCCGCCGCTACAGGAGCGATATGGAGTTCCGCCTGGATGACAAGGGGATCACGGTGGTTAACCAGCTGCCCATCGAAGAATACCTTTACGGGGTGGTGCCGGCGGAAATGCCTGCCCACTGGCCCGGGGAAGCGTTAAAGGCTCAGGCGGTGGCCGCCCGCAGTTATGTCCTGGCCCAGATGGGGACCTACGCGAGCCAGGGCTTTGATATACTGGCCACCCAGGCGAGCCAGGTATACCGGGGATACGATGGGGAGCATCCTGCCACCAGCAAAGCGGTGGATGAAACCAGGGGAATTGTAGCAACCTACCGCGGCCGCCCCATCAGTGCCGTATTTCATAGCTCAAGCGGCGGGTACACCGAGAACAGTGAGGACGTCTGGAAAAGCCAGGTGGATTACCTGCGCGGCCGGCCGGACCCGTTCGATCGCAACCCCCAGAACAAGCATTACGACTGGACCAAAACTTACACCGCCGGGCAGCTCAAGGAGCAACTGGCCGCGGCGGGGTATCGCTTCAGTGAAATTTACGATTTAATAGAAGTGGAGCGCACTTCCACCGGCCAGCGGGTGAAGTGCCTTGCGGTTAGCGGTTTGGGCCTGGACGGCCAGCCTTTAACCATCGAAATCGGCCGTGATCCCCTTAAAGGAAAAGCCGATGAGGTGCGCCGCGCCCTGGGTTTAAAAAGCGCCTGTTTTACCATGGAAAAGATCATGACAGGCAACGGGGCGCCGGGGCAGCAGGACCCGTCGGCTGAGCAGGTCGTACCCGCTCAGGGTCAGCAGGATGGCCACCCCCGTTTAGTGAAGGTTACCTTCCGGGGGAGCGGCTGGGGCCACGGGGTGGGCATGTCCCAGTACGGCGCCCTTGGCATGGCTTCCCAGGGTTATAGTTACCAGGAAATCTTGAAATACTATTATTCAGGTGTCCAGATAGTTTCCAATTATGGCGCCTGA
- the ruvC gene encoding crossover junction endodeoxyribonuclease RuvC yields the protein MRVIGVDPGTAITGYGIIELQGNRLTVVAYDCITTQAGLPMPFRLQHLYRQLELVLKLYQPQQFAVEELFFNKNARTALAVGQARGVALLAAVNAGLTVAEYTPLEVKQAVVGYGRAAKEQVQYMVRALLCLPEIPRPDDVADALAVAICHAHRLGCQGTKGGNPWHDCLSQW from the coding sequence ATGCGGGTTATTGGTGTCGATCCGGGCACGGCCATCACCGGCTATGGCATAATTGAACTGCAGGGAAACCGGCTGACGGTGGTAGCCTACGACTGCATTACAACACAAGCCGGCCTGCCTATGCCTTTCCGGCTGCAGCATCTTTACCGGCAGCTGGAACTGGTGCTTAAACTCTATCAACCCCAACAATTTGCCGTGGAAGAACTTTTTTTTAATAAAAATGCCCGCACAGCCCTGGCCGTGGGACAGGCCAGGGGAGTGGCCCTCCTGGCAGCCGTAAATGCCGGTCTAACAGTAGCCGAATATACCCCCCTGGAGGTTAAACAGGCCGTGGTTGGTTACGGCCGGGCGGCCAAGGAACAGGTCCAGTACATGGTGCGGGCCCTCTTATGCTTGCCTGAAATCCCCCGCCCCGATGATGTGGCAGATGCCCTGGCGGTGGCCATCTGTCATGCCCACCGCCTTGGTTGTCAAGGGACAAAGGGAGGAAACCCATGGCATGATTGCCTTTCTCAGTGGTAA
- a CDS encoding YebC/PmpR family DNA-binding transcriptional regulator, giving the protein MSGHSKWSTIKRKKAKVDAQRGKLFTRLSREIIVAARLGGGDPDANPRLKAAIQRAKEANIPNENIQRAIQKGTGELGAANYEELIYEGYGPGGVAVMMEIMTDNRNRTAGEIRHLFSRHGGNLGEAGCVSWMFSKKGVIVVEKDGLDEDELMLTALEAGAEDMKTEEDEFEIITAPEDFEKVRQVLVEKGIPIAEAQVTMVPQSTVKLAGQEAEQMMRLMEALEDHDDIQEVYANFELEDY; this is encoded by the coding sequence ATGTCCGGTCATTCCAAATGGTCAACCATCAAACGGAAAAAGGCCAAGGTAGATGCCCAGAGGGGCAAACTATTTACCCGCTTGTCCAGGGAAATTATCGTGGCGGCTCGTCTGGGAGGCGGAGATCCAGACGCCAACCCCAGGCTGAAAGCGGCAATACAGCGGGCTAAGGAAGCCAATATTCCCAATGAGAATATTCAACGGGCCATCCAGAAAGGTACCGGTGAACTGGGCGCGGCCAACTACGAGGAACTGATTTACGAGGGCTACGGTCCCGGTGGGGTGGCGGTTATGATGGAGATCATGACCGATAACCGGAACCGCACCGCCGGGGAGATCCGGCATCTTTTCTCCCGTCACGGCGGTAATCTGGGTGAAGCGGGCTGCGTCTCGTGGATGTTTTCCAAAAAGGGCGTTATCGTAGTAGAAAAAGATGGCCTGGATGAGGATGAGTTAATGCTCACCGCTCTGGAGGCGGGGGCCGAAGACATGAAAACTGAAGAGGACGAGTTTGAAATCATCACCGCTCCCGAGGATTTTGAAAAGGTGCGCCAGGTCCTGGTGGAAAAAGGTATCCCCATTGCCGAGGCGCAGGTAACCATGGTGCCCCAAAGCACGGTTAAGCTTGCCGGCCAAGAGGCGGAACAAATGATGCGTTTGATGGAAGCCCTTGAAGATCACGACGATATTCAGGAAGTGTACGCCAACTTTGAACTGGAGGATTACTAG
- a CDS encoding epoxyqueuosine reductase QueH, whose product MKILLHTCCGPCTIYPLDYLRNEGHIVHGYFFNPNIHPYTEWQKRRETLEKYAREQELPVIFDDDYPLEQFLQMVVYREARRCQFCYALRLRQAARVARRGGFDAFTTTLLVSPFQKHNLLREIGEAVGEELGIPFYYVDFRPGFKEAVARSKELGMYRQQYCGCIYSEKDRYYRSSRREGAGEEK is encoded by the coding sequence ATGAAAATACTGCTGCATACCTGCTGTGGCCCCTGCACCATCTATCCCCTGGACTACCTGCGTAATGAGGGGCATATAGTCCACGGCTATTTTTTCAACCCCAACATCCACCCCTATACCGAGTGGCAAAAGCGCAGGGAAACGCTGGAAAAATACGCCCGGGAACAGGAACTCCCCGTAATTTTCGACGACGATTACCCCCTGGAACAATTTCTGCAGATGGTCGTTTACCGGGAAGCACGGCGCTGCCAGTTCTGTTACGCCCTGCGTTTGCGGCAGGCGGCCCGGGTGGCCAGGCGGGGGGGTTTTGATGCCTTTACTACCACCCTGCTGGTCAGCCCCTTTCAAAAACACAACCTGCTCCGGGAAATTGGCGAGGCCGTAGGTGAGGAATTAGGGATCCCCTTTTACTATGTCGATTTCCGTCCCGGTTTCAAGGAAGCGGTGGCCCGCTCAAAGGAGTTGGGTATGTACCGCCAGCAGTACTGCGGGTGCATATACAGTGAAAAGGATCGTTACTACCGTTCTTCCAGAAGAGAAGGTGCAGGTGAAGAGAAATGA
- the yajC gene encoding preprotein translocase subunit YajC, translating to MNQQVVSLLYIVALFALLYFLLIRPQQQRQKKHMEMIRNLKVNDPIVTIGGIYGTIVKIKDDTLVVRVADNVRIEILKNAVAQVRPREEEEEK from the coding sequence ATGAACCAGCAGGTCGTTTCGTTGCTCTACATTGTAGCCCTGTTTGCCCTGCTCTATTTCCTGCTTATTCGCCCCCAGCAGCAACGGCAGAAAAAGCACATGGAAATGATCCGTAACCTGAAGGTAAATGATCCCATTGTGACGATAGGCGGTATCTATGGTACCATAGTCAAGATAAAGGATGATACCCTGGTGGTGCGGGTGGCGGACAATGTGCGGATTGAGATCTTGAAAAATGCCGTTGCCCAGGTAAGGCCACGGGAGGAAGAAGAGGAAAAATAA
- the nadE gene encoding NAD(+) synthase: MHLLAQRLTEWLKEQVTARGARGYVVGLSGGIDSAVTAVLCKRACPDSVLGVIMPCYSNPQDAEDARLVARTFDIPFKEIVLDDPFALLVRLLTGEDCNVEKKDLSIINIKPRLRMITLYFYASRLQYLVAGTGNRSELTVGYFTKYGDGGVDLLPIGNLVKRQVYELAEYLGIPRRIIEKPPSAGLWAGQNDEAEMGITYQELDEFILTGKADDRVREVVKCLAAKNAHKKQMPALPPF, translated from the coding sequence TTGCATCTGCTCGCGCAGCGGTTAACCGAATGGCTTAAAGAACAGGTCACCGCAAGGGGCGCCCGGGGTTATGTGGTAGGTTTAAGCGGCGGTATTGATTCCGCTGTTACGGCTGTATTATGCAAGCGGGCCTGCCCGGATAGCGTCCTGGGGGTAATCATGCCCTGCTACAGCAATCCCCAGGATGCGGAGGACGCCAGGCTGGTGGCCAGGACCTTTGATATTCCTTTTAAAGAAATCGTGCTGGACGATCCCTTTGCCCTTCTGGTTCGCCTTTTGACCGGTGAAGATTGCAACGTGGAGAAAAAGGATCTTTCCATTATCAACATTAAGCCAAGGCTGCGCATGATCACGCTTTATTTTTATGCTTCCCGGCTGCAATATCTGGTTGCCGGAACGGGCAACCGCAGTGAACTAACCGTCGGTTATTTCACCAAGTATGGTGACGGCGGCGTGGACCTTTTGCCCATTGGCAACCTCGTCAAACGTCAGGTTTATGAGCTGGCTGAATACCTCGGCATACCGCGGCGTATTATAGAAAAACCTCCTTCTGCCGGTTTGTGGGCCGGGCAAAACGACGAGGCGGAAATGGGCATAACATACCAGGAACTGGATGAATTTATCCTCACCGGTAAGGCTGACGACCGGGTAAGGGAAGTAGTCAAGTGCCTGGCGGCTAAAAACGCCCACAAAAAGCAGATGCCAGCCCTGCCACCTTTTTAG